The Blastomonas fulva genome contains a region encoding:
- a CDS encoding TonB-dependent siderophore receptor — MFRASILLTAAALGLTDPALAQRVTDNAAGGAEDAFGTSIGNERVGLYSGNDVRGFSPVTANNIRLEGLYFDRPASFTDRLVQSNVVRVGLTAQNYLFPAPTGIVDYKIRPAGNDFVLSTMFGLNSWGGGRLELDAQIPVIEDKLSLVAGVAGFVDELAPGNQSFFGSYALAARWKPVAGVEVVPFWSRIDLYNREAAPLYTPEGAFLPPRVERRRFPGPEWADQRNTVQHYGALTKARLSDKWQLAAGLFRSTSDSSTNFAQNFIAMRPDGTAIRRVTSDPPLSLAGTSGELRLSRTFADGPRRHTVHLAVRGRERVSRYGGGGRIDFERAPVDEVLDIPAPDFTFVPQTGETVRQGIAGVAYDGRWAGVGGLSLGLQHTWYAKRVDRPGAPLARTDDQAWLPNITASLELSDRLAVYGSYTKGLEESGIAPDSAANRTEALPAILTSQIDGGLRWKAPWGMSLIAGLFDVRKPYFAADEANVFRELGDVRHRGIELSAAGPLAKGLTVVAGAVLMQPRVTGDGVRLGRVGRRPLGQPSQLLTLATQYALPGVDGVQLTFNVTHRGTRAADTRNLVTLPARAILDAGVRWRFDLADNPALLRVQLQNLTNAYDLALVGSGSYQVNSPRQLTMFLTVDF, encoded by the coding sequence ATGTTCCGCGCTTCGATCCTGCTGACGGCAGCGGCACTGGGGCTGACTGACCCCGCGCTTGCTCAGCGGGTGACCGATAATGCCGCGGGCGGCGCCGAGGATGCCTTCGGCACCAGCATCGGCAACGAACGCGTCGGACTCTACAGCGGCAACGACGTGCGCGGCTTTTCACCGGTCACCGCCAACAACATCCGGCTGGAGGGGCTGTATTTCGACCGTCCGGCCTCGTTCACCGACCGGTTGGTGCAGAGCAACGTCGTTCGCGTCGGGCTGACCGCGCAGAATTATCTGTTCCCCGCCCCCACCGGCATCGTCGATTACAAGATCCGCCCCGCGGGCAACGACTTCGTGCTCAGCACCATGTTCGGCCTCAACAGCTGGGGCGGCGGGCGGCTCGAGCTCGACGCGCAAATTCCTGTGATCGAGGACAAGCTCAGCCTGGTGGCAGGCGTGGCCGGCTTCGTCGACGAGCTCGCGCCGGGCAACCAGTCGTTCTTCGGTTCCTACGCACTGGCCGCCCGCTGGAAACCCGTCGCGGGTGTCGAGGTGGTCCCCTTCTGGAGCCGGATCGACCTGTACAACCGCGAGGCCGCGCCGCTCTACACCCCCGAAGGCGCGTTCCTGCCGCCGCGCGTCGAGCGCCGCCGCTTCCCCGGCCCCGAATGGGCGGACCAGCGCAACACCGTGCAGCATTACGGCGCGCTGACCAAGGCACGGCTCAGCGACAAGTGGCAGCTTGCTGCCGGGCTGTTCCGCTCGACATCGGACAGCAGCACCAATTTCGCGCAGAACTTCATCGCGATGCGCCCCGACGGCACAGCGATCCGCCGCGTGACAAGCGACCCGCCCTTGTCGCTCGCGGGGACCAGCGGCGAACTGCGACTCAGCCGAACCTTTGCCGATGGTCCGCGCCGCCACACCGTGCATCTCGCGGTGCGCGGGCGCGAGCGGGTCAGCCGCTATGGCGGCGGCGGGCGGATCGATTTCGAACGCGCGCCGGTGGATGAGGTGCTCGATATCCCCGCACCCGATTTCACCTTCGTGCCGCAAACCGGCGAGACGGTGCGCCAGGGGATCGCGGGCGTCGCTTATGACGGCCGCTGGGCTGGCGTCGGAGGTCTCAGCCTCGGATTGCAGCACACCTGGTATGCCAAGCGGGTCGATCGCCCCGGCGCCCCGCTCGCGCGCACCGACGATCAGGCATGGCTGCCCAATATCACCGCCTCGCTCGAGCTCAGCGACAGGCTGGCGGTCTATGGCAGCTACACCAAGGGGCTCGAGGAAAGCGGCATCGCACCCGACAGCGCCGCCAATCGCACCGAAGCGCTGCCTGCGATCCTGACATCGCAGATCGATGGCGGGCTGCGCTGGAAGGCGCCCTGGGGGATGAGCCTGATCGCCGGGCTGTTCGATGTGCGCAAACCCTATTTCGCCGCAGATGAGGCCAATGTGTTTCGCGAGCTGGGCGATGTCCGCCATCGCGGGATCGAGCTCTCCGCCGCCGGGCCGCTCGCCAAGGGGCTGACCGTAGTCGCGGGCGCAGTGCTGATGCAACCGCGCGTCACCGGCGATGGGGTCAGGTTGGGCCGCGTCGGGCGGCGTCCGCTGGGCCAGCCCTCGCAGCTGCTGACGCTGGCGACGCAATATGCGCTCCCCGGCGTGGACGGCGTGCAGCTGACGTTCAACGTCACCCATCGCGGCACCCGCGCCGCCGACACGCGCAATCTCGTAACCTTGCCGGCGCGCGCCATTCTGGATGCAGGGGTGCGCTGGCGGTTCGATCTGGCCGACAACCCCGCGCTGCTGAGGGTGCAATTGCAGAACCTCACCAACGCCTATGATCTCGCTCTGGTCGGCAGCGGCAGCTATCAGGTCAATTCGCCGCGCCAGCTGACGATGTTCCTCACCGTCGATTTCTGA
- a CDS encoding DUF3526 domain-containing protein has product MSSVIREIWLLGRNRAALAALVLLAVFAAAGVAIGLANVARDQAMIERMLAGQPAEEQAVASFVKDAGYGAYYGFQPVWDPPSDLAFAALGNRDIAPAILRVRSLSLEAQLYENESANPELSLAGRFDLVFITIYIAPLVLIALLHDLWSGEREAGRLFMLSALPRARRRLWSVRIAVRIAGVLAALLIPFAVGAVLAGTALPRALAFGGLIMLACLFWSVVILLVARRGASSVVNAATLASIWFALTLVVPAAANLVINAAVPVPDGAALARENREFVHGAWDRPREQTMDAFLALYPQHAAGSALPPTFHYKWYFAFQHLGDVHVAKQSQAYRDGIAGRAAYARAAGWVLPPAGIAQAMTALAGTDVTAQLAFQQRIRAYHTRLREYYYDYLFSERPFDVQILADVPRFDPADGSGTGAD; this is encoded by the coding sequence ATGAGCAGCGTGATCCGCGAAATCTGGCTGCTGGGCCGCAACCGCGCTGCGCTTGCCGCTTTGGTGCTGCTGGCGGTGTTCGCCGCCGCAGGCGTCGCCATCGGGCTTGCCAATGTCGCACGCGATCAGGCGATGATCGAGCGGATGCTTGCAGGCCAGCCCGCCGAAGAACAAGCGGTGGCCAGCTTCGTGAAGGATGCCGGCTATGGCGCCTATTACGGGTTCCAGCCCGTCTGGGATCCGCCCTCGGACCTCGCCTTCGCCGCGCTGGGCAACCGCGACATCGCGCCAGCCATCCTGCGGGTGCGCTCGCTCTCGCTCGAAGCGCAGCTCTATGAAAACGAAAGCGCCAATCCCGAGCTGTCGCTGGCCGGTCGGTTCGACCTTGTGTTCATCACCATCTACATCGCGCCATTGGTGCTCATCGCGCTGTTGCATGACCTCTGGTCGGGCGAGCGCGAGGCGGGGCGGCTGTTCATGCTGTCCGCTCTCCCCAGGGCGCGTCGGCGGCTTTGGTCTGTGCGGATTGCGGTACGGATCGCAGGCGTGCTCGCCGCGCTGTTGATCCCGTTTGCAGTGGGGGCCGTGCTGGCAGGAACCGCCCTGCCCCGCGCGCTGGCCTTCGGCGGGCTGATCATGCTGGCGTGCCTGTTCTGGTCGGTGGTCATTCTGCTGGTGGCGCGGCGCGGCGCAAGCTCGGTGGTCAACGCAGCGACCCTCGCGTCGATCTGGTTCGCGCTGACACTCGTCGTTCCCGCTGCCGCCAATCTGGTGATCAACGCCGCCGTACCGGTGCCCGATGGTGCGGCGCTGGCGCGCGAGAATCGCGAATTCGTCCACGGCGCGTGGGATCGCCCACGCGAGCAGACGATGGACGCGTTCCTGGCGCTCTATCCGCAGCATGCAGCCGGAAGCGCGTTGCCGCCCACCTTCCACTACAAATGGTATTTCGCCTTTCAGCACTTGGGCGATGTGCATGTTGCCAAGCAATCGCAGGCCTATCGCGACGGCATCGCGGGCCGCGCAGCCTATGCCCGGGCTGCGGGCTGGGTGCTGCCACCAGCGGGTATCGCGCAGGCCATGACTGCGCTAGCGGGGACGGATGTCACCGCCCAGCTTGCATTTCAACAGCGCATCCGCGCCTATCATACGCGACTGCGCGAGTATTATTATGACTATCTCTTCAGCGAACGCCCCTTCGACGTCCAGATCCTTGCGGATGTTCCGCGCTTCGATCCTGCTGACGGCAGCGGCACTGGGGCTGACTGA
- a CDS encoding S46 family peptidase: MRHTLLLATTALLLSAPAFAEEGMWLPGQTPALGDKLKEAGLELSPADLGDLKTAPLNAIVSLGGCSASFVSPEGLVATNHHCVYGSIQYNSKPGQDYLTDGFLAQTNADEVQAAPGSRIYVIEDLRDVTAAMTKGVTSKLSGLDRYNRLESNRKSLISDCEKQANRRCDVRPYFGGQTYFLQQQLEIKDVRLVYAPAGGIGNFGGETDNWQWPRHTGDFGFYRAYVAPDGSSAPYSKDNVPYKPKSWLKIADKPLEEGDFVMVAGFPGVTQRHWTAAEVRHNFEQVYAIDQQLRADYSDAIIQAVAGNKDAEIKYASILKGSDNYKKKLLGEIAGADAIDLLGRKDRADADFRAWVAADPARTRQYGKALADLDALVAESNQARVDSLRLSTLGRAQLLSAAGTLYRWAKEREKPDAQREPGFQDRDRLSIRERLTQIERRFDAGVDRVLFEQALGEYAKVAADKRNAPLETKIAAIGMDRMYADTQLGDTAQRIGWMDKPASAFEASADPFIQLAVAAYPGAKADEDKAKERAGRLQAARSQVMAGQLAFAKSQGRTLYPDANGSLRFTYGKVTGKQRDGLIWTPFTTAEGLVAKQTGRGEFDAPKAAIDKLKARDFGSYTDAKLGTLPVNYLSTVDITNGNSGSATLNARGEFVGLAFDGTLDGVVSDWSYDAAINRTIHVDSRFMLWTMEKVDGAQRLLSEMGVAK; the protein is encoded by the coding sequence ATGCGTCATACCCTGTTGCTTGCCACCACCGCGCTGCTGCTTTCCGCGCCTGCATTTGCCGAAGAGGGCATGTGGCTTCCTGGCCAGACCCCTGCGCTCGGCGACAAGCTGAAAGAGGCCGGGCTCGAGCTATCGCCCGCCGATCTGGGCGACCTCAAGACCGCGCCGCTCAATGCCATCGTCTCGCTGGGCGGCTGCTCGGCCTCGTTCGTGAGCCCAGAGGGCTTGGTCGCGACCAACCACCACTGCGTCTATGGGTCGATCCAGTACAACTCCAAGCCCGGCCAGGATTATCTGACCGATGGATTCCTGGCCCAGACCAACGCCGACGAGGTTCAGGCCGCGCCGGGATCGCGCATCTATGTGATCGAGGACCTGCGCGACGTCACCGCGGCGATGACCAAGGGTGTCACCAGCAAGCTGTCTGGCCTCGACCGCTACAACCGGCTGGAAAGCAACCGCAAGAGCCTGATCTCCGATTGCGAAAAGCAGGCCAACCGCCGCTGCGACGTTCGCCCCTATTTCGGCGGGCAGACCTATTTCCTGCAGCAGCAGCTCGAGATCAAGGATGTCCGGCTGGTCTATGCACCCGCTGGCGGCATCGGCAATTTCGGCGGTGAGACCGACAACTGGCAGTGGCCGCGCCACACCGGCGATTTCGGCTTCTACCGCGCCTATGTCGCGCCCGATGGTTCGTCGGCGCCGTATTCCAAGGACAACGTGCCCTACAAGCCCAAGTCGTGGTTGAAAATTGCCGACAAGCCGCTGGAGGAAGGCGATTTCGTGATGGTCGCGGGCTTCCCCGGTGTCACCCAGCGCCACTGGACCGCCGCCGAGGTTCGCCACAATTTCGAGCAGGTCTATGCCATCGACCAGCAGCTGCGCGCCGATTATTCGGATGCGATTATCCAGGCGGTGGCGGGCAACAAGGATGCCGAGATCAAATACGCATCGATCCTCAAGGGATCGGACAACTACAAGAAGAAGCTGCTTGGCGAGATCGCCGGGGCCGATGCCATCGACCTGCTGGGCCGCAAGGACCGCGCGGATGCGGATTTCCGCGCCTGGGTGGCGGCGGACCCTGCGCGCACCCGCCAGTATGGCAAGGCGCTCGCCGATCTCGACGCGCTGGTCGCCGAATCGAACCAGGCGAGGGTGGACAGCCTGCGGCTCTCGACATTGGGCCGCGCGCAGCTGCTGTCGGCGGCAGGAACGCTGTATCGCTGGGCGAAGGAGCGCGAAAAGCCCGATGCGCAGCGTGAGCCCGGCTTCCAGGATCGCGATCGTCTTTCGATCCGCGAACGCCTGACCCAGATCGAGCGCCGCTTCGATGCAGGCGTCGACCGAGTGCTGTTCGAGCAGGCTTTGGGCGAATATGCCAAGGTGGCGGCGGACAAGCGCAATGCGCCGCTCGAAACCAAGATCGCCGCGATCGGTATGGATCGGATGTACGCCGACACCCAGCTGGGCGACACCGCGCAGCGCATTGGCTGGATGGACAAGCCCGCATCCGCGTTCGAGGCCTCGGCCGATCCGTTCATCCAGCTCGCGGTGGCTGCCTATCCGGGCGCCAAGGCGGATGAGGACAAGGCCAAGGAGCGGGCAGGGCGGCTGCAGGCAGCCCGCTCGCAGGTGATGGCTGGGCAGCTCGCCTTCGCCAAATCACAGGGCCGCACTTTGTACCCTGATGCCAACGGATCGCTGCGCTTCACTTATGGCAAGGTCACCGGCAAGCAGCGCGACGGCCTGATCTGGACGCCGTTCACCACCGCGGAAGGACTGGTCGCCAAGCAGACCGGGCGCGGCGAGTTCGATGCCCCCAAGGCTGCGATCGACAAGCTCAAGGCGCGCGACTTCGGTTCCTATACCGACGCCAAATTGGGCACGCTGCCGGTCAACTATCTGTCGACCGTGGATATCACCAACGGCAATTCGGGCTCGGCGACGCTCAATGCGCGCGGCGAGTTCGTCGGACTGGCGTTCGATGGCACGCTCGATGGCGTGGTGTCCGACTGGTCGTACGATGCCGCAATCAACCGTACCATCCACGTCGACAGCCGCTTCATGCTGTGGACCATGGAAAAGGTCGATGGCGCGCAGCGGCTGCTGAGTGAAATGGGCGTGGCAAAGTAA